The following are encoded together in the Candidatus Krumholzibacteriia bacterium genome:
- a CDS encoding fumarate reductase/succinate dehydrogenase flavoprotein subunit has protein sequence MLQASEIQTIEHDVVVIGAGGAGLRAAIECSAQGLRTGVVCKSLLGKAHTVMAEGGIAAALANVDRRDSWKIHFRDTMRGGKFLNVWRMAELHAQQAPDRVRELEEWGAVFDRTKEGLISQRNFGGHRFPRLAHVGDRTGLEMIRTLQDHGVHQGIQVHMECTALELLQDGGRIAGVAAYWRDTGRLVLFRAPAVILATGGAGKAWTVTSNSWEYTGDGFAMAYEAGAELMDMEFTQFHPTGMVWPPSVRGILVTEGVRGDGGVLLNSQGERFMFHYVPEKFAAETASTIEETERWVRGEEGARRPPELLTRDVVARSIRAEIKAGRGSPHGGVYLDIASRRPPEFIKRKLPSMYHQFLELAEVDITKEPMEVGPTLHYFMGGIRVDADTQQTRVPGLFACGECAAGMHGANRLGGNSLSDLLVFGRLAGVGASEYVRSLAARPTPAAEQIQAAFRRATEVLRRESGANPYLLHEALQEVMGKYVGIVRIEEELVQGIEELADLQKQAETVKAAGSSQYNPGWHEALSVRSLLISSEAVARSALMREESRGAHTRLDFEAERDEWVRYHVVARKRGDGKMEVVKVAQTEPSAELHAIAHAKIEDLVSGLVATETPGSSHA, from the coding sequence ATGCTGCAAGCCTCCGAGATCCAAACCATCGAGCACGATGTCGTCGTCATCGGCGCGGGCGGCGCCGGCCTGCGCGCGGCGATCGAGTGCAGCGCGCAGGGCCTACGCACCGGTGTGGTCTGCAAGAGCCTGCTGGGCAAGGCCCACACGGTGATGGCAGAGGGCGGGATCGCCGCGGCACTGGCCAACGTCGATCGGCGTGACAGCTGGAAGATCCACTTCCGGGACACGATGCGCGGCGGGAAATTCCTCAACGTCTGGCGCATGGCGGAGCTCCACGCCCAACAGGCTCCCGACCGGGTGCGCGAGCTGGAGGAGTGGGGTGCGGTGTTCGACCGCACCAAGGAAGGTCTCATCAGCCAGCGCAACTTCGGTGGCCACCGCTTTCCGCGGCTCGCCCACGTGGGCGACCGCACCGGGCTCGAGATGATTCGCACCCTGCAGGATCACGGCGTGCACCAGGGAATCCAGGTGCACATGGAGTGCACCGCCCTCGAGCTCCTCCAAGACGGCGGGCGCATCGCTGGTGTCGCCGCCTACTGGCGCGACACGGGCCGGCTCGTGCTGTTCCGGGCCCCGGCGGTGATCCTGGCTACGGGGGGCGCCGGCAAGGCCTGGACCGTCACCAGCAACTCCTGGGAATACACCGGCGACGGTTTCGCCATGGCCTACGAAGCAGGCGCCGAGCTCATGGACATGGAATTTACCCAGTTCCATCCCACCGGCATGGTGTGGCCGCCCTCGGTGCGCGGCATCCTGGTGACGGAGGGCGTGCGCGGCGATGGCGGCGTGCTGCTCAACAGCCAGGGCGAGCGTTTCATGTTCCACTATGTTCCCGAGAAGTTCGCCGCCGAGACCGCCAGCACCATCGAGGAAACCGAGCGCTGGGTGCGGGGCGAGGAAGGGGCGCGCCGCCCTCCCGAGCTGCTCACCCGCGACGTCGTGGCGCGCTCCATCCGGGCGGAGATCAAGGCGGGCCGGGGCTCGCCGCACGGCGGCGTCTACCTGGACATCGCCTCGCGCCGGCCGCCGGAGTTCATCAAGCGCAAGCTGCCGTCCATGTACCACCAGTTCCTGGAGCTGGCGGAGGTGGACATCACCAAGGAGCCGATGGAGGTCGGTCCGACGCTGCACTATTTCATGGGCGGAATCCGCGTCGATGCCGACACGCAGCAAACCCGCGTCCCCGGCCTGTTCGCCTGCGGCGAGTGTGCCGCGGGCATGCACGGAGCCAATCGCCTGGGCGGGAACTCGCTGTCGGACCTGCTGGTGTTCGGGCGCCTGGCCGGTGTCGGCGCCAGCGAGTACGTGCGCTCCCTCGCCGCCAGGCCCACGCCTGCGGCCGAGCAGATCCAGGCGGCGTTTCGACGGGCCACGGAGGTGCTCCGCCGGGAATCGGGGGCCAATCCCTACCTGCTGCACGAGGCGCTGCAGGAGGTCATGGGGAAATACGTCGGCATCGTGCGTATCGAGGAAGAGCTCGTCCAAGGGATCGAGGAACTGGCCGATCTGCAGAAGCAAGCCGAGACCGTGAAGGCCGCCGGGTCGAGCCAGTACAACCCGGGCTGGCACGAGGCGCTCTCGGTACGCTCGCTTCTCATCTCTTCGGAAGCCGTGGCACGGTCGGCTCTCATGCGCGAGGAGAGTCGCGGGGCGCACACGCGCCTCGACTTCGAGGCCGAGCGGGACGAGTGGGTTCGTTACCATGTCGTCGCCCGCAAGCGAGGCGACGGCAAGATGGAAGTCGTGAAGGTGGCGCAGACCGAACCCTCGGCGGAGCTTCACGCCATCGCGCACGCCAAGATCGAGGATCTGGTCAGCGGCCTGGTGGCCACCGAGACCCCCGGGAGCAGCCATGCCTAA
- a CDS encoding succinate dehydrogenase: protein MATTQLPVLGGHPERFGATVRTDRWWVAPAATVFVLFGFVVYATWAAFQAQHYYAAPYLSPFYSPLLFTNTSAAGSAPVWHALFGEWPTWWPAALPSSPAFLILIFPGLFRFTCYYYRKAYYRSFAASPPACAVVPLGKTSRPYKGETGLLVFQNLHRYALYFALPYVPILFADAIASFLFEGRFGIGVGSLVLTVNACLLAGYTFGCHSFRHLIGGHDDCMSCGRATPRYRFWKFASWFNARHMRFAWFSLFWVAFTDVYVRLVSMGIWHDFNTWH from the coding sequence ATGGCGACGACGCAGTTGCCCGTGCTGGGTGGGCATCCGGAACGTTTCGGGGCCACCGTGCGCACCGACCGCTGGTGGGTGGCGCCGGCAGCCACGGTGTTCGTCCTCTTCGGTTTCGTGGTCTATGCCACGTGGGCAGCCTTTCAGGCACAGCACTATTATGCGGCGCCGTACTTGAGTCCCTTCTACTCGCCGCTCCTCTTCACCAACACGTCGGCCGCGGGCTCGGCACCGGTGTGGCATGCCTTGTTCGGCGAGTGGCCTACCTGGTGGCCGGCCGCCTTGCCGTCGTCGCCGGCTTTCTTGATCCTCATTTTCCCCGGCTTGTTCCGCTTCACCTGCTATTACTACCGCAAGGCGTACTACCGCTCCTTCGCCGCCTCGCCGCCGGCTTGCGCCGTCGTGCCTCTGGGCAAGACCTCCCGCCCCTACAAGGGCGAGACCGGGCTTTTGGTCTTCCAGAACCTGCATCGCTACGCGCTGTACTTCGCCCTACCCTACGTCCCGATCCTCTTCGCCGACGCCATTGCCTCCTTCCTCTTCGAGGGCAGGTTCGGCATCGGAGTGGGAAGCCTCGTGCTCACCGTCAATGCCTGCCTCCTCGCCGGTTACACCTTTGGCTGCCATTCGTTCCGGCATCTCATCGGCGGGCACGACGACTGCATGTCATGCGGGCGGGCGACGCCGCGGTACCGCTTCTGGAAGTTCGCCAGCTGGTTCAACGCCCGCCACATGCGCTTCGCCTGGTTCAGTCTCTTCTGGGTCGCCTTCACCGATGTGTACGTCCGCCTCGTTTCCATGGGCATCTGGCACGACTTCAACACCTGGCACTGA
- a CDS encoding DUF3050 domain-containing protein produces the protein MPISADSPYVRITGMRKALVTHPLYAELDSLASVRIFAKHHVFAVWDFMSLLKALQRTTTCVQVPWVPVGNAKIRRFINEIVVEEESDADGRRGYASHFELYCAAMKDCGADLRPVEAFMAELQASAHWSRALDAAKVPDFVRQFVRNTMDVALSGKPHCVAAAFFYGREDIIPDMFRAFVNRLHEESSSELERFVYYIDRHIEVDGESHGPLARHMTTMLCQRNRTYHKEAADVALQSLRSRMQLWDGVLEEIQSAKRRSRRRRATAPVARKARRRVHG, from the coding sequence GTGCCCATCTCGGCTGATTCGCCGTACGTCCGGATCACCGGCATGCGGAAGGCTTTGGTCACCCATCCCCTGTACGCAGAGCTCGATTCCCTGGCTTCCGTCCGCATCTTCGCCAAGCACCATGTTTTCGCCGTGTGGGACTTCATGTCCCTGCTGAAGGCGCTGCAGCGCACCACCACCTGCGTGCAGGTCCCTTGGGTGCCGGTGGGGAACGCCAAGATCCGCCGCTTCATCAACGAAATCGTCGTGGAGGAGGAATCCGATGCCGACGGGCGTCGTGGTTATGCCAGCCACTTCGAACTCTATTGCGCGGCCATGAAGGACTGCGGCGCCGATCTGCGACCGGTGGAGGCCTTCATGGCGGAGCTCCAGGCCTCGGCGCATTGGAGTCGGGCACTAGACGCGGCCAAGGTCCCCGACTTCGTCCGACAGTTCGTGCGGAACACGATGGACGTAGCGCTTTCGGGGAAGCCCCACTGCGTGGCCGCAGCGTTCTTCTACGGTCGCGAGGACATCATCCCCGACATGTTCCGAGCCTTCGTCAACCGCCTGCACGAGGAATCCAGCTCCGAACTCGAGCGCTTCGTCTATTACATCGATCGTCACATCGAGGTGGATGGCGAGAGCCATGGGCCTCTGGCGCGACACATGACCACCATGCTCTGCCAGCGGAACCGCACCTACCACAAGGAAGCTGCCGACGTGGCGCTGCAGTCGCTCCGTTCGCGCATGCAACTCTGGGACGGCGTGCTCGAGGAAATCCAGTCGGCCAAGCGTCGCAGCCGTCGGCGGCGAGCCACGGCCCCGGTGGCGCGGAAGGCACGGCGGCGCGTCCACGGTTAG